The stretch of DNA CATCGATTCCGCATGTGGCGGCGCGTCGTCGATCGACGCGGAAGGCTACCTGACCGGGCCGCCGGAGTTGGTGGTGGAAATTGCGGCGAGCACGGCGAGTTATGACTTGCACGACAAACTCAACGCCTACCGCCGCAACGGGGTGCAGGAGTATCTGGTCTGGCGGGTTCTGGACGATGCCTTTGACTGGTTCGTGCTTCGCGAAGGACGCTACGAACGTTTACCGGTGACCGAAGCGGGTGTGATTCAGAGTGAACTCTTTCCCGGCCTGTGGTTGGACACCGCTGCACTGCTGCGTGGCGATTTAGCGGCGGCGATCGAGACGCTCAATCCGGGACTGGACTCCGCTGAGCATGCGGCGTTTTGCCAGCGGCTCGCGGAGTTGCGGACCAAAGAAAACAGCAAGGACGACCGATAACATTCGGCCGTCCTTGCTGCGTATCTTCAAGCGACATGCATCCGCGTTAGCGGGCCATCGCCAATTTTTCTTCCTTCTCCGCACGACGACGTTCCACCACTTCTTCTTGCACCGACTTCGGCGTTTGCTTGTAGTGTGAAAACTCCATGCTAAACGAGCCTTTGCCTTGCGTCATGCTCCGCAGTTCGTTGGCATAATCAAACATGCTAGCCAACGGAACCTCGGCCAAAATGAAGCAGCTTCCCGAACGGTCTTCGCTGGAGGTCATAATTCCCCGCAGGCCGGACAGATGTCCGACAACGGGTCCTTGGTACTCCGTGGGGATTTCGACGTCTAACTTCATGATCGGCTCTAACAATGCCATTTTGGAATTCTTCAGAGCATCTCGCATGCAGTTGAACGCCGCAATATTAAACGCCATGTCCGATGAGTCGACATCGTGGTAGCTACCATCTTGCAGCACCATCTGTACGCCCACCACTTCGCATTCGCACAGCGGTCCTTTGACCAATGCACGTTGAAAACCTTGGTTGACGGCCGGGATATATTCCTTGGGAATACGGCCACCGGTCACTTCATCAATAAACTCGTACGGCTCCGGGGCATCTTCCGGCAATGGAACCAGTTTGCCCACGATGTGTGCAAATTGTCCGGAACCACCCGTTTGCTTTTTATGCTTGTGATTGAACTCAACCGGCCTTGTCGGACTTTCTCGATAGGCCACCCGCGGCTCACCCACAAGGCATTCCACTTTGTATTCGCGGCGAATACGTTCGAGGTAAACCTCCAAGTGCAACTGGCCCATCCCTGCGATGATCGTTTGGGCCGATTCTTGGTCCGTTTCCACGCGGAACGTGGGATCTTCGCGGCGGAACCGCTGCAACGCCTTCGCCAGTTTGTCCGCACCGTCCCGCTTGATCGGTTCTACGGAAAGTCGAATGACCGGTTCGGGCACGAAAATGTTTTCCAACGCATAGTCGACACCGTCGCCGCAGAACGTATCACCCGACGCACAATCGACACCGATCACCGCGACAATATCGCCGGCTTCGGCCAAATCGACATCTTCGCGATCGTCAGCGTGCATCCGGACAATCCGGCCAAATCTCACGTTGTTCCCGGTCCGGGTGTTGCGGTAGGTTTGCCCTTTGACCAACGAACCTTGGTAGATTCGCATGTAGGTCAATTGACCGAACGTTTCGACAACCGTTTTGAAGGCCATCGCTACCAGCGGTTTTTCGGAATCCGATTCCAAGATGACCGACTCACCCTCTTCGCCTTCCTTGACGTTGGAAACATCCATCGCCGTGATTTCGCGATCCAACGGGCTGGGAAGATAATCATAAACAGCGTCGAGCAACGGCTGAACACCTTTGTTCTTAAATGCGGTCCCCATCATGACCGGCGTCAGATCTTGACGGAGGGTCACTTCGCGGATCAACGCTTTAATGGTGGCGACATCCACGTCGCCCTCTTCGAGCAACGTTTCCATCAACTCATCGCTGAACAGCGACAAAGTCTCCAGCATGTGTTCGCGATATTCGTTTGCCAAGTCGGCGACTTTCTCCGGGATCTCTTCGTAGCGAACAATCTCGCCGTCCGTGCCGTCGAAATAAATCGCCTTCATATTGACGAGATCAACGATGCCTTCGAGGTCCTGCTCTTTGCCGATCGGAATTTGCAAAGGCAGCGGGGTGCATCCCAACTTCTCTTCGATTTGCTGAATCACGCTGAACGGATCGGCACCGGTGCGGTCCATTTTGTTAATGAACGCAATCCGCGGGGTGTGATACCGTTTCATTTGGCGGTCCACGGTGAGCGACTGGCTTTGAACGCCACCCACAGCGCACAGCACGAGTATGGCCCCGTCAAGCACGCGCAACGAACGCTCGACTTCGACCGTGAAGTCCACGTGTCCCGGCGTATCGATGACGTTGATTGGATTCCCGTTCCACTCCACGCGTGTCGCGGCGGAGGTGATCGTAATCCCCCGTTCTTTTTCCAGTTCCATGTGGTCCATGGTCGCGCCGTCACCGCCACCTTTGACTTCATTCATGCGGTGGATACGGCCGCAATAAAACAACATCCGCTCGGTGAGCGTCGTCTTACCGGAGTCAATATGGGCCGAAATGCCGATGTTGCGAAGTTTTTCTAAGTTTTTCATGGAACGTTCTCAACGCATTCTCAAAGGAATGTACGTCGCGGTTTAAGTGAAACGGGCGTTCTCCGACGCTGGAGAATAGCGGACTCGATACGTAACGAACCCACCGCATGCTGCCCAAAAAAACTGGTTATTATCTCCTCAATCCTAAGGACTGAGGATGAATCTCCGATGAACCTTTTTCGCTGTGCCGGGATTTAGCCGCGTCAATTGATCCGCAAATCATACGTTGACCGGCCAGACTGGCGCCGCTCAACCATCTTATAGACACGCTTGTGCCCATTAAGTTCTGTCCCGCGACGGCTTAAAATGCCTAAAGGCAATTGCCACGTGCCGAGGTCGGGGTGCGGATCACTACGTGCTCTTCACGCGGAAGGGAAGGTCGTCGCCGACGTTCATGCCGATCACAAACGTCATCCGGCAATCTCCGCGCCAAGGAGGAAGGAACTGACGAATTCTATCTGCGATGCCGATCGTAGGGAAGAGAAACTTTCCCGCAAATCGGTCAAATTCCGCGAATTCCACAACCAAAAAGGTTCTCACCGCAGCTCGGTGGTCGTTTTTGGCCTTTGAAAAGTGCGAAAAACACGGGTGAGTTGCCATGGCTCCCCACCCGTGTGAATTCGATCAATTCGCGGCATTTTTTGCCCGTCACCCCTGCGAAACCGCAGCTTGGGCCGCTGCCAAACGGGCAATCGGCACGCGGAACGGCGAACAGCTGACGTAGTTCAACCCGATACTATGGCAGAACTTGACGCTGGCCGGGTCGCCGCCATGTTCGCCGCAAATCCCGATTTTGAGATCCTTGCGCGAGCTGCGGCCCCCTTCGACACCAATTTTCATCAAGCCCCCCACACCGTCGAAGTCGATCGTCTGGAACGGATCGTTGGGGACAATGTCGTGTTCGCGGTAGTAGCCAATAAATCCGCCGTAGTCGTCCCGGCTGATTCCCAGGGCGGTCTGCGTCAGGTCGTTGGTTCCGAAGCTGAAGAATTCCGCACCTGTGGCGATTTGATCGGCACAGACGGCGGCTCGTGGGACTTCGATCATCGTTCCAACCAGGTATTCGACCTTTTGGCCGGTTTCGGCCATCACGGCTTCGGCTTGTGCCCGCACGATCTTCTCTTGGTCCTTGAATTCGGCCAAGAATCCGACGAGCGGAATCATGATTTCCGGATGGACGTCAATGCCTTCTTTTTTCACCGCACAGGCGGCTTCCATGATGGCACGTGCTTGCATGGCTGTGATTTCCGGGTAAACGATGCCCAGGCGGCATCCCCGGTGACCCAGCATCGGGTTCGACTCATGCAGCCCTTCGACGCGGCGGTGGATCTCTTCTTCGGATTTGCCGGTCATCTTGGCCAATTGTCCAGCCAAGGCCGGGTCTTCTTCCAAATGCCGCTCTGAGAGGAATTCGTGCAGCGGCGGATCGAGCAAGCGAACCGTCACCGGCCGCCCTTCCATGGCCCGGAACAGCCCCTCGAAGTCGCTGCGTTGGTATGGCAACAACTTGTCGATCGCCTTTTGACGGACTTCCTTGGTCTCGGCGAGAATCATCTCCCGGATTTCATCGACATGGTGGAAGAACATGTGCTCGGTCCGGCACAGTCCAATTCCTTCGGCTCCGAAGGCAATCGCTTCGGCGGCTTGGTCCGGGCTGTCCGCGTTGGTGCGCACATTCAACGTGCGGTGCTCGTCGACCCACTCCATCAACTGAGCGTATCGCTTGTAGGTCTCTGATTTTTCCGGGTCACCCGCCTTGTGGATGACCACGTCCAAGACTTCGCTCGGTTTGGTCGTGACACTCCCTTCGAAGACTTCGCCGGTGAATCCGTCGATGCTGATGTAGTCCCCTTCATTGAAGGTCTTGTCTCCCACCGACATGGTTCCAGCTTGGTAGTCGATGTCCAATTCCGTGGCACCCACGATGCAGACCTTACCCATTTGCCGGCTCACCAGTGCGGCGTGGGAACTGGCTCCCCCGAAGGCGGTCAGAATGCCCTTGGCCGCTTGCATGCCCCGCAAGTCTTCTGGGCTGGTTTCGCGGCGGACAAGAATCAACTGCACGTCGTTGTCGGCATTGTATTGGGCTTCCGCATCTTCGGCGTGGAAGCAGATCTTGCCGTAGGTCGCACCGGGACCGGCGTTGATGCCTTTGGTCAGCAAGCGACCTTCAGCGTCTGCCGCTGCTTTGGCATCGGGATCGAAAATCGGCTGCAACAGTTGGTTGAGGTCGTCGGCCGGAATCCGCCGCGGATTCAGTGCTTCCTTCGGATCGATCAGGCCTTCATTCACCAAGTCGACCGCGATCCGCACAGCGGCAAAACCGGTCCGCTTGGCGTTACGTGTCTGCAGCATCCAGACTTTGCCATGTTGGACGGTGAACTCGATGTCCTGCACGTCTTTGTAGTGTTTCTCGAGGATTTTGCCGATTTCGTTCAACCGGTCAAAGGCCTCAGGCATATCGTCGTGCAGGCTTTCTTCGACCCGTTTGGTCGACCGGATTCCAGCCACCACGTCTTCGCCTTGAGCGTTGATCAGATAGTCGCCGCGGAATCCAGGATCTCCCAGCGAGCAGTCGCGGGTCAGCCCGACACCCGAAGCGCTGTCTTCGCTCAGGTTACCGAACACCATCGCCTGCACGTTGACGGCTGTGCCCCATTCGTGCGGAATACCGTATTGGCGGCGATAGACCATCGCCCGGTCATTCATCCAACTGGAGAAGACAGCTCCGATGGCGCCCCACAGTTGGTCGAGCGGTTCATCCGGAAAGTCGTTTCCGGTTCGCTCTTTGATGGCCGCTTTGAATTCCTTAACCAATTCCTTCAAGCCCGCAGCGCTCAAACCGGAATCAAACTCGACCCCTTCGGCCTCTTTTTTGGCTTCCAGCAGGTGTTCGAACGGGTCGATTTCCTTTTTGTCCAGCGTCTTCATTTCCAAGACGACGTCGCCGTACATTTGCACAAAGCGGCGATAGCTGTCCCAGGCGAATTGTTCGTTGCCCGACTTTTTGGCCAAGGCGGCAACGGTCGTGTCGTTCAGTCCGATATTGAGCACCGTGTCCATCATGCCCGGCATCGATTCGCGGGCACCACTACGGCAGGAAAGCAGCAAGGGATTTTCGGTGCAGCCGAATTTGGCCCCCATGGCTTTTTCAATTTTCTCCAGAGCAGCAGCCACATCATCGCGCAGTTGTTCGGGATAGGTTTCGCCGTTGTCGTAGTAGTAAGTACAGACACCGGTCGAGATTGTGAATCCAGCCGGAACCGGCAGACCGATGCTGGTCATTTCGGCCAAGTTGGCACCTTTGCCACCCAACTCATTTTTCATGGTGGCGCCGCCATCGGCTTTACCGTCACCAAACGAAAACACGTATTTCGTCGCTGTTGCAGTCGTCATTCCAAACGTTCCTTGATATGGCTCCGCGCGATTCTAATCTGAGCGGAACGAAAATAGAGGTTGTTAGTGATTCCGTCGGCGTCTCTGTCCCCACGCGAATCCCGGTGGGCGCAAGCCCTTATTGGGGGACGAGTACCGGTCAAAGGCCCTCGCACAACCCGCACGCTCACCTGGTTCGTCGGCAGGTCGTGGGTTGCGCGAAAAAGGTCCTGTCTGCAGCCGTTCTGGTTGAAACCGGACCTCCGGCGCAATTTCCCCTGAAGCAGACAGAAACCTATCATCGCCGCCGCCGACCGTCAACCCACCCGCCCCGACCCGATGGCTCCGAAACCCTCGGCTCACAGCCGGAATTTCTTTCCTGTACCAACCAGTGTCACGCCCGATTGGTTGTCATCACTGGCAAGAAAATACCCCGTCAGGGTGAAAAATCGGACGAACGATCCAAATCGCCGCACATGTTCTGCTATTTTTCGGGATGACATGTCCACGGAGTTGGGTACAATAATGGTGAGTGAACCGGTGTCAAAAGCGATTTGGCGGGTGGTACGAAACATTTTCAGGCGAGAACGGGCGACACCCGATTAACGACTCTGGATGAGAGTTGTCAATTTCGGCGACGCAGGTGGTGCAATGGACCAGAACACGGTCGGCAGGCCCATGGAAATCCTCTTGGTGGAGGACAGCCTCACCTTTGCGCGGATTGCGTTCGGCGCACTGAAAAAAGGGGCCGTTCAACACCGACTCACCTGGGTGACCGACGGCGAAGAGGCGATCGAATTCCTCTACCAACGCGGCAAGTTCTCCCGCGCTCCCCGCCCCGACTTGATTCTGCTTGATCTCGGCTTGCCCAAAAAAGACGGCCGCGAGGTCCTGACGGAGATCAAACATGACGAGGAATTGAAACAGATCCCCGTCGTGGTCATGACCGCCTCGACCAACGCCATCGACATCCAACGCAGCGAAGAACTGCAAGTTCAGAGCTACATGACCAAACCGCTGAATCTGAAAAAGTTCCGAAAACTGGTCAAGGAACTCGCCCGCTATTGGCAGAAAGACATGATTCTGCCGGCTGAGCCTGCCGTTGACTGACGCTACTTTGTCGTTTCAGCCTGTTTGCTGACCGAGACCTGCCACGGCCCACGGACCGCTTCACGTTTTCCAACGCGCACCAAGTCGAGTGTCAACCGCGCGTCCCCGGCGGTCAGCTCCACGTCACGAAACGTGTGCTCCGTGGAATCCGCCGCCACATCGGCCGTTAAGGTTTTGCCCCCCATTTTTAACGACAACGTCTCTTTATATGCACGCGGCTTATAGGTCACGGTCACGTCGTAACGCCCTGCTGTCGCTACGAACAATTCCCAGTAGCCGCGTGAATCGGGTTGCCAACCGCTGTCACGACTGGTGCGCCGCCAATCTTGGCGGGTGAGGACCACTGGGTTTTCGTGCGGCGTACCGAGATAAATGCGCGGCGGAGCATAGTTGTCCTCACGCGTGCTACTAACATCGTCGAACCAGGTTTCATATGCCTGCCGCATTTGCTTGGCGACATCAGCCTGCTCGGCAACAACGTTGTGCATTTGCAGTGGATCGGCCGTCATGTCATACAATTCAAACTTCGGAGGCCGCGGCAATTTTTCGCGGCCGAAACCAGAATCGTTTAATAGCGTCCAATCTTGATTGATGGCGACAAAATTATGAAAGCGGACCGGGACATCCCCGCGATGTGCCTGAATATAAATCGTGCGATCAGGCCAATCGTCTGCTTTGCCTTCCAACAACGGCAAAACGCTCCGCCCATCCAGTTGGACTCCCTCGGGCACCGGGACCTCACAGGCGTCCAGCAACGTTGGTAACACATCGATATGTGCCGCAATGCGGTCGGAGCTTTGCCCCGCTTTCAACCGCGCCGGCCAATGCACATAAAACGGCGAGCGGACGCCCCCTTCATGGACGCGTGATTTCATGCCCCGCATCCCAGCGACATAACGCATGCCGTTGGGGCCGTTGTCGACCATGAAAATCACCACTGTATTGTCGGTGATCTTGAGCGCGTCCAGTTTTTCAAACAAGCGGCCAACATTCGCATCGACATTGCTGATCATCGCAAATATCCGCGCTCGTTTGTCTTGGTTCGCTTTTTTCGGCAAACGGTGTCCCGTCTCCTGCGGAAATTGGTCGTTCCCTAGGTCGACTTTCTTGTACTGCGCGTACTCCGTTTCCGGGACGTCATCAAACGGTCCGTGGGGTGCGTTGGTCGGAATGTAAGCGAAAAACGGAGTACGGGAATCATGTTGCGTCTCGATCCAATTCATTGCTGCGTCGAAATAGAGGTCGGTGCAATACCCTGTTTGCGGCGCCTCTTGGCCGTTGTGAAACAGTATCGGATCGGTGTATTTGCCTTCGCCGCCTGGGGGATCAGAGGGTTGCCCAATCCCACCGCCACGGATCACGAATGATTCCTGAAATCCCTGGTCCATCGCGCGGATCGGATAGTTGTCTCCCAAATGCCATTTGCCGAAGATGCCTGTCGCGTATCCGGCGGCGCCGAGCATTTCGGCAATCGTCACCTCATCGGTCTCCATCATCGCCCGCCCAATGTAAGTATCGATCGCCCGCGTGCGGTAGTTGTAGCGGCCCGTCATCAAGCAGGCTCGCGTTGGGGCGCAGACCGGCGAGACATAAAACCGCTCCATCTGCGCACTGCGTTTGGCCATCGCATCGATATTCGGCGTGCGAATCAACGGATTGCCCGTTGCCCCCAAGTCGCCGTACCCCTGATCGTCGGTCATGATCAGAATCACATTCGGCCGATCCGCCGCCGCAACGGTCGCCGCATCCACGAATCCAACCAGACCGCACAACCCGACCAAGATTAGGAACGCTCTCATACCAGATACTCTCCAGTGACATAGTGCCGGTTTTACCGGCCGTTACGAATTGGACTTCATATGAACACGGTTTCGTCCGGCACAGCCGGAGCTTCGGATTCGACGAACATCGACAGTATTTACGTTACACGGAAACCGACGCTGAGGGGAGTCTCCACCGCAATTCGATCCCGTATCCCTGCAGGCCCAGCGGATGTTATTGGTATTTGAAACAGCGTCACCGGCATGAGCCCATTGATGTGCTAGAATTGGGCGAAATCCGCTCCCCACTCCGAGAATGCCACGCCATGTCCACTCCTGACGAAAACAGGGATCTTGCCCCCTCTGCTTCCGGCTCCAGTCCGATTTTGGCGTATGTGCTCCCGTTTGTGCTGTTCATGGTACTCGGTGCCGCGGAGGGTTGGGAACCGCTCAAACCGTATTATCCATTCGTTTACACCGCCAAGATCGCCATCGTACTGGGCTGTTGGTGCTATTTCCGTCGTCGCTACCCTGCCCCTTCGACCGCCGGCCTTGGCTGGGGCATCCTGGCGGGCATTGTTGGTGTTATTGTTTGGATTGGGCTGTGGAACCTCAATCTTGAACGACATATTGCTGACATCCTGCCGAGTTGGCTGTATTCCGCTGAGCGCATCGGCTACGACCCGTTCACGGCTATTACCTCGACCGGCGGCGCCTGGGCGTTCATCGCTGTCCGTCTGTGCGGCTTGGCGCTGGTCGTGCCGTTGATGGAAGAGGTTTTCTGGCGCGGGTTTTTGATTCGGTATCTGGTCAAAGATGACTTCGAATCGGTCCCGGTCGGCACGTTCACCCCTTGGAGTTTTTCCGCCGTGGTCGTGCTCTTTACATTAGCGCACCCGGAACTCCTAGCCGCCGCCATTTGGTGCGCCGGCATCAACTGGGTGTTGTACCGGACTAAAAACCTCTGGGCCTGTATCACTGCGCATGCGGTGACGAATCTGTTGCTCGGGGTCTATATCCTCGCCACTGGCTCCTGGGCGCTCTGGTAATCCGATCGCTGCGGTCTACTGGTTTCTCGATCAAGCACCAGGCTGTGGTCGGCACAACCGGCACACTCCCCCCCACCCCTCCTTGGTGGCCACGTTGCGAAACGGCATCACGCGTTTTCCCGACGCAACGTGATATTGCAAAGTAGAGTTGAATGTCTGAACGCAGAAGCTCCGAATAATGAGGAATCTAGAGATGGCGAATACCGATTTTGCATTGGATCAAAAAACCGAAACTCCCGGCTTGGAATACCTACGCTGGATGCAAGAGGCGACCGTGCAAGGCAAAGGCCTGGGTGGACTGGTTCGCGAAATCGCCGGCCTGATGTGGGGACCGGGCAAGTTGCAGCCGAACGAATACTTTATGTACAAGCTCTACGACGATCAGCGTTATGGGGCCGATGTCAAAAAAACCTTCTTGGGCGCTCAGCGGCACCACGAATTGCTCGCCGCTCTCGACATGCCCTGGCCCAAAATCGCCAACGACAAGCCGACTTTAACGGCGCTGTTGCGGGGCCACGAATTGCCGATCCCCGAAACACAAGCCATGCGGCACGCCGCTCGGACTTTTCCGGGAGCGAAACCGCTGTTCAGTCGTGAAGACGTACTGCGATTTCTCCGCGAAGAAGCCAACTATCCACTGTTCACAAAACCAACCGCCGGTGCCTGTAGTTTGGGCGTGGCCAATATCGAATCCTACGACGCCGACGCTGATTGCCTGTTGACCAGCGACGGACGGCAGGTCTCGGTCGAAGATTTCGCCGATCAAGCTGAACAATTCGCGGCCGATGGCTACTTGTTCCAATCACGACTCACGCCACACCCTCAGATGGCCGACATCGTCGGAAACCGCATCAGCACGGTGCGTATGTTCGTGCTGGTGGACGAGCAAGGTCCGGTGTTGTTGCGAGCTGCTTGGAAAATCCCGGGCGCCGAAACAGTGGCCGACAACTTTTGGCGCGCCGGCAACATGCTGGGTGGCGTCGATGTCGAGACGGGCGACGTCACGCGGGTGTTGATGCGAACGGCTGAAGGCACCGAACCAGTCGAGGAACATCCGGTGACCGGCACCAAATTCGACGGTCTGACATTCCCCGAATGGGATGCGATGAAAGATCTCGTCATGCGAGGCGCAGCGGCGGTTCCCTCGTGCCACCTGCAAGGTTGGGATGTGGCGCTGACCGATCAAGGCCCCGTGCTGATTGAACTGGAAGGCGACGGCGGCGATTCGATCATGGAACAACTCTGTTTCGATACCGGATTGCTGCAAGGCCGTTACTTGGACTTCCTGAACAAGGCCATGCTGCAACGCAAAGAAAACGCCAAGTCCGCCAAACGCCGCTCACGCAAAAAGCTGTGGGCCAATCTCTCGCAGTTGAACATGAACGCACAACGCAGCGGCGAAACGGAGAGTGAACCGACCACGACGCACAGTGCGTGAAACCACGGAAACCAACCGCGACTGGAAACGGACGTCTTACTTAGATTTGCATTGCACCAAAGAAGTACTCATGCATCCGAATACCAAAGCGCCGCTGGAAGAGCTTCTGGTTTCCGGCGGCGACAACCGTCTCAACCTGCTGGGCGGGGAACGGCTCAATAAATATGGATGCGGACCGCAACCACGGTCCGTCGTTCCATTTGGATCGTGCACGAGTTCTTCCACTTCGCTCCGCGGATACGCGAAAGCGATGCGGACATTGCGTATCCTGCAGGGACAAGATGATTTCGACACGGCTGTCGCCCAGTGCGCACAATCGATCCGCACACGGCTTGCTGAATTGCTTGAGTTGAACGCCGACGTCGACATTGCATTGGCCCCTTCGGGCACCGATGTCGAGTTTCTCGCTGTCGCATTGGCGGGTGGCAATTCCAAGAAACAGATCGTCAACATCGTTGTTGGCCCGGGCGAAGTCGGCAGCGGAACACCGTTGGCCGCCGGATGTTGTCACTATGACAATCAAACGCCCAACGGCCGCAGCAAGACACGCGGAACGCCGATTGACGCCGAACTCGCGTCGCGGGTCACCGTAAAAACCGTCGACATTCGCGGCGCCGGCGGACGACAGTTGGAAGAATCAGAAATCAACGCCGAAGTCACCCAACTGGTCGTCGATTCCAGCAACGATGATACGGTCGTGCTCTTGCACATTGTTGCCCACAGTAAAACCGGTGTCTTCGCCCCCAGCTTCGCCTGCGTCGAACGGTTGCGAGCGGCCTTTCCCGACTTAGTGGTCGTCATCGATGCCGCTCAAGGACGCATCAGCCGCGCGGGATTACGCGACGCGTTGGACCGCGGCTATTTGGTGATTTTTACGGGATCCAAATTCTACGGCGGCCCCCCCTTCTCCGGGGCGCTGCTCATCCCACACACGTTCGACGAAACCATCCAATCACTCGGCCAACTTCCGCAGGGATTCGGCGATTATTTTTCCGCCGCTGAAATGCCCGAACGTTGGACCGCTATCCGCAACGCGCTGCCTAAGAAATCCAACCTCGGCATCGTGCTCCGCTGGACAGCCGCGCTGGCGGAGATCGATGCCTACTACGCCGTGCCGGAATTGACGCGGGACTGGGTGCTGAACTGCTTCGAAACCCAGGCCCCTCAGATCCTCGGTGCG from Symmachiella dynata encodes:
- a CDS encoding sugar-transfer associated ATP-grasp domain-containing protein, which gives rise to MANTDFALDQKTETPGLEYLRWMQEATVQGKGLGGLVREIAGLMWGPGKLQPNEYFMYKLYDDQRYGADVKKTFLGAQRHHELLAALDMPWPKIANDKPTLTALLRGHELPIPETQAMRHAARTFPGAKPLFSREDVLRFLREEANYPLFTKPTAGACSLGVANIESYDADADCLLTSDGRQVSVEDFADQAEQFAADGYLFQSRLTPHPQMADIVGNRISTVRMFVLVDEQGPVLLRAAWKIPGAETVADNFWRAGNMLGGVDVETGDVTRVLMRTAEGTEPVEEHPVTGTKFDGLTFPEWDAMKDLVMRGAAAVPSCHLQGWDVALTDQGPVLIELEGDGGDSIMEQLCFDTGLLQGRYLDFLNKAMLQRKENAKSAKRRSRKKLWANLSQLNMNAQRSGETESEPTTTHSA